Genomic window (Spirosoma sp. KCTC 42546):
TAATGCCTTTATCTTTAGCAACGCCAAGGTAAGTAGCTATTTTAGGTTTACGTAAGTCTAATTCTAAAACAACCACCTTTTTATCCAACATAGCAAGGCTTAAGGCTAAATTAATACTTACGAAACTTTTGCCTTCACCACTGATAGACGATGTAATAAGTATGGCTTTCCCTGCATTTGGTGTGGGAGTGCCAACCGTATATTGCAAATTAGCTCTAAGAATTTTAAACTGCTCTGATATTACACTATTGGTGGCAGAGTCAATTATATTATCCTTCATTTCTTTAGGTTTTTTCATGATTTCCCCAAATATGGACAAACCAGTTTCAACCTCTATTTCTTTTCGGGATTGGATAGTATCATTTAATATACCCTGAAGTGCAACTATACCTATTGGAATTAGTAAACCAGCAAGGAGTGCTACTAAATAGATATTGGTCTTGTTTGGTTTGATTGGGAAACTTTCCCCGTAGGGGGCATCCACCATGCGGCTATCTGTTACTGTAGACGCATAAGAAATGGCTGTTTCTTCCTTTTTTTGTAATAGCAATAAGTACAAGCTCTCTTTTATCCCCTGTTGACGTTTTATATTAATGAATTCTCTTTCTTTCCTGGGAATAGTTTTAACTGTAGATTCCAAACTGTTAATTTGACCTCGCAGGCTTGTACGAGAAACTAATAAATTATTTTTTTGGTTGGTAATATTTTCTTTAATTGAACTTTTTGTGCTTGCAATTTGAGCGTTTATCGTTTGTAGAAATGGACTATTAGGTTGGGTTGATCGCTCATATTTTGCTTGTTCTGCTTCCAGATCGTTTAATTTAGTAAGCAGATTTATTAAGATAGGGTCATTTACCATAAGTGTGGCAGGAGCAACGCCTGTTTGGCTGCTTTTAAGGTAATTTTCTACTCCTTCCAGTACTTTAAGCTGAATATCCAGATCATTTAGTTTTGCGTCATTTTCGCTAACTTTCCCCAAATACAGCGTTGCTTGCTGACTTAAATCACTAATTCCTTGATTGGTTTTATAAGCTTCAACGTCGCGTTCTACCGTACCTAATTCGTTTGTAATTAACCCTAATCGTTCATCAATAAATCGAATGGTATTCGACGCTTCGCGATTTTTATCTGTTAGCGTAGAATAATTATATGCTACCAGTAAGCTATTCAGAATAGCTTTCCCTTTTTTAGGGACAGCATCTTCCAGTGTTAGCTTCAGTACCGTACTTTTAGGATTTACTAATTGGATCTGTAATCCTGATTTGTAATGTTCAGCTATATTTTCTCTATTATAGATAAGTACCTTGACAAGGGCATTGTCTTTACGGTATAGCGAGTCATTTAAAAACACACGGAAGCTTCCATAATCGCTTTTAGCCATCTGGCCAAAATTAAATTTTCCTTTTGCCCCACCTTCTTCATCTTCCAATTCATATTGATTATGATTTAGGACTTTAATAAAGAGGCCTTTATTAGCCAGTGTGTTCAGTTGAACAGGTTGTAGACGAATTGGAGAAGCATTGTAGATTTCCTTATCGCTTCGTCCCTGACTTTGTTGGAAATAAGCAACTGTTAAGTTTAAGTCATCGACTACGCGCAACATTAAACTACGAGATTTTAGAACTTCAATTTCGTTTTCAACTACTTTATCTGTAGAAGAGGGCTCTAATTCTTTCAAAATCTCATTTGAAATAGAATTCTGATTTTTTATCAACAGGGTAGCACTAACCTGGTAGATAGGGGTAGCATAGCGTAAGTATATATAAGCCAGCGATAAACAAATAGCTATGGAAAGCAGAAACCAATACCAATAGCGTAGGTATTTTATAAATACTGTACGGAGATTAAATGGAGCTTCTTTTTCTCCAAATAATTCAGAACTCGAATCGGTCATTTGATAGTAGATCGGCTATTAAAAGAAAGCGCTTTATATTCTGTCAAGTTATTATAAATAACTGACAAGGCATAATTTATTACTTTCTAATAAAATTTAAAATAACTAGTAGAGTAGAAGTAACGCCTAGGAAAAGTGGCGCAAGCTGTAGGGTTCGATCAGTTGCAGTAATGCGCCCTGGTCTCGGCTCTACATAAATTATATCGTCGTGTCGAATAAAATAATAGGGCGAATTTAGGATGTCACGTTTCGTCAAATCAATTTTTACGATTTCCCGTTTCTCGTTTGTTGTACGAATAAGCATCACATTATCCCTACGTCCATAGGTGGTTAAATCACCTACTGCGCTTATTATTTGTGGTAATGTTGTGTGGTCATTTAAAAGATTATATACACCTGGTCTTACTACTTCGCCTAGTACGCTGTAACGACGATTTAAATTCCTTATATTAACCGTAACTTCTTTAAGATATTTACCAAGCTTTTCTTGGATCTGTTGTTCAGCTTCTTCATTTGTTAAACTACCCAACTTTATTTTACCTATCAAAGGTAAATTCGTGTAGCCATCCGCATCTATCAAATAGCCTAATGGTTGTGAATTATTTCCTCCAGCTACTGCTGATGGAAATCGACTCATTGTAACAGTGTTGATGTTGGCAAAATTAAAGAGTTCATTTGATTCTGAACTCAAACTGCTTACAACAATTGCCAAGATATCATCAGGCTGAATTCGCGAAATGGGAGGAGTAATTGAAGCTAATGTTGCCAGCCGAGCCGTATCGAGAGTTCCATCACCTTGGAAATAAGTAATAGACTTTGTAGATGTACAGGAATAAAATGAGGAAACAGATAGTAGGAAAGCAATCAGGAGATAACTGTGCTTATTCCGAGGTAAGTTTGTTAAAAAGATCGTCATACAATGAGCCCTGTGACACAGACAAAATTTCCGCTGAACAAAGTTAGCATTTGTTCAGTTCTGTACAACAGGAAGTATACATGAATTAAGTAGTTGGTTTTAGTTTCCTAGTAGAATTTAGTTGATAAGGGGCTTTGGTATTCTGTTAGAAAGATTTGTACTCTGATTTTAGAGACGAAATAACAATTTATTTTACCAGGCGTTGGCATCCCCTTTGAACATCAACTTTACTGTTCGGAAACAAATTTTCATATCCAATAGGAATGTTTGGCGGGGAATATATAAATGATCGTAGCGAACTCGGTGTTCCATTTGATGTTTTGCGCCCGTTGCTCCACGTGAACCACGGACTTGGGCTAGGCCCGTAATTCCAGGACGAACCCAGTAGCGCTCTCTATAGGCAGGTGATGACCAATGTTGTACATCATGTTGTACCGCATGGGGGCGAGGGCCAACCAAGCTCATATCACCTAATAGGACATTAATGAACTGGGGCATTTCATCGAGATTGGTTCTACGGAGAAAACGGCCCAGGGCTGTAACCCGGTTATCATTCCGGGCAGTTTGGCGAAATGCTCCCTGCTGTGTAGAGATGTGCACCATTGTTCGAAATTTGAAGCATTGAAAGGCTTTACCTCGTCGGCCCGAACGGGCCTGAATAAAAAAGACAGATCCTGGTGATTCGAGCACAATTAGGAGCCCAATGAGGGGTATAAGCCAGGATAGCACAAATACAAGAACAAGCGTGGCAACGACAACATCGAAAATCCGCTTTCCAATACGTGTATACAAGGTGCTTTGAGGCAATGAAACAACCTGTTGATCAGGCGTCCATTGAAGGAAAATATTCGATACTGGTTGTTTGTCCCGATGAACCGTTTTCTCGGGTATTGTAAATTCAATAGGAGCGTAACCTACTGTGAAATCTGTTGAAACAAAGTCCGATTCATTACGCTGAAATAAGTTGGAAAGTTGATTCATAGAGGTATGGGGATAATGTTAATGATTGAACAGCTTATAGTATGGAGGTGAAAAGAATCTGTTTTCTGGTTTTAACTGGTTGCCAATTTAGTGTTAACCTTAACCGGTAACTAGTGCTATTATCTTCTGTTAATGCAATAATAGCTATGTTTACCGAAGGGTCGGACATTATACTATTTGTATTTATTAAACGGCGAAGCGGGCAATTAGGCCTATAATTTGCCCGTATTTAGTACATAATCAGGCAAAATGACGACAACTAACTTATATTGGAAAGTTTATATATTTATATTGATTTAAGATAAATTCAACTGATTATAATTTAGTATTTGTTAATTATACCTGTAAATTATCGTCAATATATTTATTGATGAATACTAATAATTTAACTTAATTATACTTTAAGATTATAAAAAGTAGATACTTTGTGCTGGTTTTGGGCTAATAAAATCGCTTTTCCTTGCCGTACTACTTAAGTAGTTCTAACCAAATAGGCCATCCTGTTTTTATACAATGTAACGATTCGCTACGGTCAGGTTCAACATGACATTGATCCCAAGAAGTTTCTTTAGTTAATCGGTGATCGTAATTATTGCTCCAACTACCTACGTATAGGTGAGCATGTCCTGTCAAGCCGAACTTTAAAGGGATGGCCTTACTTCATCCGTATTCATATAGGTTAAAACACAAAAGATAGGTGTTAAGGTCGCAAAGGCAGTTTACCTACTTTTTGCGCTCCTTGCGCCTATCCTTTGCGCCTTTGCGTTAAAACCACTTTGTACCGTTTAAAAGAAAAAGTTGCCTTTTAATTTTCCATTTCTCACTTTTGGATTATTGGGCTCTTTTTTATAATCTTACTGAGATAAAGGCTCTCGATTCCACATAAAACACGACACCCTATGAAACGACTCCCCGGAAAGCGCGGTGAGCATCATTACGATCCGCACCAGGTCCTGTACCTGATTGGTAATATCAATTATTGTTATCTATACATGGTGAACGGCGAGGTAATCTTATCCTGTCGCACCTTAAAATGGTTCGCCGATCAGTGGCCCTGTTTCTTACGGGTGCACAAAAAGGCACTGATTAACCAGGCTTACATTACTTTCTGCAAACCCGCTGGCAACTCCACCGATACAAACTATGTTGTCATGGCTGATCAGACCCAGTTTGAGATTGCCCGTCGGCGCGTTCCGGCTGTTCTTCCGGTACTCTCGGAGCTTCGCTTGGTGAGTTGATAGGGGGTCACAGCTCCCGTTTCGTCCGGCCTACTTTCTCCACTTTGTTCTTATTCAGATCGACGGATACGTAGACTTGTAGTGATTCAAGTTTGACGACGATGGTTTTACCCTGGGTCGACATGACTTCACCTTCCTGATCCATAAAGGCACCGGAGGTAATTTTAAGTCGGTCGGCGGTTTTAAAATCGAGGAGTTCCAGGGCGTCGTGATCAAAGTCATTCAGCATGTCCTTGATCAGGTCAATCTCTTTTTGCTTTACGATGGCTGGTTTCTGTAGCCAGTGAAGATACCCGACTACCCCCGGCACACCGTATACGGCCTGCCGTTCGTTCTCTTCCAGATTCACGAAGCAATAGGAGCGGAACAACGGTTCTTCTACCATTTTGACCCGGTCAGACCATTGTCGTTTGATTTTTCTAAGTGGGCAATAGACGTCAACGCCCCGCTTGCGGAGTTCATTAGCGGCCAGCTTTTCAGATCGGGATTTCGTATAAATAACAAACCAAGGCATAGGTACTTGATAATTAATGAGTATAGAGGAGGTTGTTCGATAACGTCAATTCTAACGAATACGTTTACCCGAATCGTGTTTTAAAGGACGCAGATTCGGTAGTGGAATGCGAGATGTAGGTTGATTTATGGCGAATATCTGTTAATAAAGAGTTACTGGACATGGGGAGTTTGCCGCAACGTAGAGGTGGGAGGGGAGGAGGCTATGTCGTACCCGTTCTCGCTTGGCTTCGCCGAGTGAGCGCTATTGGTTCAAGGGCCTCCGGCCCATTTTTGCGATACACCTCCGGC
Coding sequences:
- a CDS encoding LytTR family DNA-binding domain-containing protein yields the protein MKRLPGKRGEHHYDPHQVLYLIGNINYCYLYMVNGEVILSCRTLKWFADQWPCFLRVHKKALINQAYITFCKPAGNSTDTNYVVMADQTQFEIARRRVPAVLPVLSELRLVS
- a CDS encoding polysaccharide biosynthesis/export family protein is translated as MTIFLTNLPRNKHSYLLIAFLLSVSSFYSCTSTKSITYFQGDGTLDTARLATLASITPPISRIQPDDILAIVVSSLSSESNELFNFANINTVTMSRFPSAVAGGNNSQPLGYLIDADGYTNLPLIGKIKLGSLTNEEAEQQIQEKLGKYLKEVTVNIRNLNRRYSVLGEVVRPGVYNLLNDHTTLPQIISAVGDLTTYGRRDNVMLIRTTNEKREIVKIDLTKRDILNSPYYFIRHDDIIYVEPRPGRITATDRTLQLAPLFLGVTSTLLVILNFIRK
- a CDS encoding tyrosine-protein kinase, with protein sequence MTDSSSELFGEKEAPFNLRTVFIKYLRYWYWFLLSIAICLSLAYIYLRYATPIYQVSATLLIKNQNSISNEILKELEPSSTDKVVENEIEVLKSRSLMLRVVDDLNLTVAYFQQSQGRSDKEIYNASPIRLQPVQLNTLANKGLFIKVLNHNQYELEDEEGGAKGKFNFGQMAKSDYGSFRVFLNDSLYRKDNALVKVLIYNRENIAEHYKSGLQIQLVNPKSTVLKLTLEDAVPKKGKAILNSLLVAYNYSTLTDKNREASNTIRFIDERLGLITNELGTVERDVEAYKTNQGISDLSQQATLYLGKVSENDAKLNDLDIQLKVLEGVENYLKSSQTGVAPATLMVNDPILINLLTKLNDLEAEQAKYERSTQPNSPFLQTINAQIASTKSSIKENITNQKNNLLVSRTSLRGQINSLESTVKTIPRKEREFINIKRQQGIKESLYLLLLQKKEETAISYASTVTDSRMVDAPYGESFPIKPNKTNIYLVALLAGLLIPIGIVALQGILNDTIQSRKEIEVETGLSIFGEIMKKPKEMKDNIIDSATNSVISEQFKILRANLQYTVGTPTPNAGKAILITSSISGEGKSFVSINLALSLAMLDKKVVVLELDLRKPKIATYLGVAKDKGITNYLIGQSSIDELVKVTAPNPNLFMISSGPIPPNPSELLSNGRLEILLIELRKQFDYIVLDTPPVGLVADATLLGPYVDAAFYLVRHEYTPKTYMRLLAELKDSKKFKSLNIIFNGVNYKNSNEYGYGYGYGYGYGYGYSKGKGYYV
- a CDS encoding sugar transferase produces the protein MNQLSNLFQRNESDFVSTDFTVGYAPIEFTIPEKTVHRDKQPVSNIFLQWTPDQQVVSLPQSTLYTRIGKRIFDVVVATLVLVFVLSWLIPLIGLLIVLESPGSVFFIQARSGRRGKAFQCFKFRTMVHISTQQGAFRQTARNDNRVTALGRFLRRTNLDEMPQFINVLLGDMSLVGPRPHAVQHDVQHWSSPAYRERYWVRPGITGLAQVRGSRGATGAKHQMEHRVRYDHLYIPRQTFLLDMKICFRTVKLMFKGDANAW
- a CDS encoding UpxY family transcription antiterminator, producing MPWFVIYTKSRSEKLAANELRKRGVDVYCPLRKIKRQWSDRVKMVEEPLFRSYCFVNLEENERQAVYGVPGVVGYLHWLQKPAIVKQKEIDLIKDMLNDFDHDALELLDFKTADRLKITSGAFMDQEGEVMSTQGKTIVVKLESLQVYVSVDLNKNKVEKVGRTKREL